The following is a genomic window from Clostridia bacterium.
GAAATGGAGTGCCTCTCAAGTCAAAATCACAATCAAACTTTTTTACCCGCCCTCTTAAATATTCAAGCAATTGCATCTTTATAGAAACATGTTGCTCATTGTCATACTTTAAATGATAACTTCCAAAATTTTTTTTAAGCCATTTATTTATATTTATAATATCTTCACCCGGTAAAGCCAGCCTGCAAATGCCTTTATCACTAGAAAAAACCATCAACTTCCCCAGTATTGAATCAAAACTGCTCACAAAGATATTATTCAATTTAATCAGGTTCCCCTTCCTACTATAAGTATATGCTACATATCATTATAGATTAACTGTTAAAT
Proteins encoded in this region:
- a CDS encoding methylated-DNA--[protein]-cysteine S-methyltransferase — protein: MNNIFVSSFDSILGKLMVFSSDKGICRLALPGEDIININKWLKKNFGSYHLKYDNEQHVSIKMQLLEYLRGRVKKFDCDFDLRGTPFQLKVWNYLRDISYGSTLSYKQVAWYLGLDNGQRAVGNAIGKNPVPIIIPCHRVIRENGSIGGYAGGERMKERLLELEASYK